The DNA segment ATCAACATAAAGATcggctgtgaagggtatatagcttcggtgcagtcgaagaAGCTTTGTAGACTAGAGTTCTGTTGTAGTTGGTGACAATCCTATTTTCTCTACTGTATGATTATTAACTAAGTCCCAATATTAGTTTTTTCAAAGCAAACgtaattttctcaataaaataaatattattaaagatTTTCTCTTATCTCGTTTTATTACAACACATCAAATTTCATTTACAAACCATGTTAAGATATGTTAAGACATAGAATATAAGTCGTGGTATAAGTAATATTGTATTTGTGCCTTAACTAATTGGTTTGTGTCTAGAATAATGTAAACGTCACGCAAAAAATAACACACCGGTCATCTGGCTACGCTTATTACACAGCTGTTTCGTACACAAAACAAAAGTCgtaagaaaatacaaataaaatcgGAGAAATTCAGCTAGATTttctaattttacaaaaaaagcgATACGTCCAGAAAAATGTCCTCAAACTTTAGATATACCATGGTGCGAACCGTGCGCCCTTATGTCAAATATTTTCCGCAATTAACAAAGCCAGTACTTCGGGTGCTTATTAAAGTTTCTGTTCATTATTTGGAGAGTTCGAAGTGTTCACCGGAAGAATTAGACTTGGAGTTGACTAAACTTACACATTCTGGCCAAGACATTCCAGATAACTTTTGTGAATTGTTCGCAGCCGTGCtgcaaattatgcaaatatttttgcgtACGCCAAAGGGTATTGTTAAAGACCACGAACTACGAGACTGCCTTAAGGAACTGAGGTTAGTAAATTCGGCAATACAAAAACTTCAATGTGCCCTTTTCAATTATATTCCAATATGAAGATTTACTGATGAATGCGTTGAAGACTTAAGTAAAGTATTGTATAACCATCGTGCCTCGTTAACGAAGAATTTCATTGAGGCCAAGACAACACGTTCCAAACCAAAGAATCTACAATGGCGTATCAACATATCACTAGGAGAGGGGTATGTGTGCTTTaactctttaaatattttaatatttttatttcatttttttgtggcAGCACGTGCAATGGCAGTATTAATGCGCCGACTATCATATTGCATTTTCAATTACCCGATGGTCGTTACCGCACACTGGAATTTCCACTGTCAATGTTTCACCAACTGCGCTATAATGTTGCTTTGCTACTAAGTGAAATGCAAGCACTTGAAAGTCGCGCTGTCATGAAGAAATTTTAAGTTCGAGATAAATTATCTATATGGAACTTtctatttgaaatttgaatGCTCAATTAGGCAATCGTGCCATTTATAACATTGGTTCTTGACTATATTTATTGGAGCaagaatttattatatttatggaATTAACTCACCTTCGCATTATTATGTGTATGGATGGACATACAAAGCGAAGCATTTTATCTGTCTGATATTTGTTGCGTTATTTACCAATGTATTACAAGAGTATTTAATGTAGCTTTGTTAGTAAAGGTGTTCAATGTaatgttattaaattgttaTAGAAGTTGCGGCGATTATTGTTATAGCAATAGGTGTCTACGTGATTAGCAAGTAATACAAGAACAGAGTTGTGCAAATAatgttttcaataatatattcatatatattcaaAGCAAAGACAGACTTCTAGATAGtaggttaaattaaatttacattatACACGCATATTAATGTGCATATGTGCTTTCTATGTATgaaacaataaatattcaatatattaacaaattggaaaactaatatttttattactttgtcTTTGGTTCTATCATAAATCATTTATACATTTAACTTTTTCTCCCTATATTatctaaaattttcttaaccgtttagttttaaagattttctttttatagtatacatacatatataatgagaTATGTGAGGTCTctgttaaaatataatttggttACTTCCCTGTTAATCGAACTTAACTACACCTACTGTCGTTtcacattatatacatacatatgtatgcatatatatactttacattttttgatCAATTTTCCGAATAATGTTTAACGCCATCAATTTCACGCAGACGTTGAGCTGCTTGTTCTGGTGTCAAATCGCGTTGCGCCTCATTCAGTAATTCGAATCCGACCATGAATTTGCGCACAGAGGCAGAGCGCAATAGAGGCGGGTAGTAAAGTGCGTGAAGTGTCCAATGATACGTGTCAGCGCCGATGGCTTCGCCAGTAGGAGCACCATGAAAACCCATTGAGTATGGAAAGGAGCACTGGAATAAGTTATCATATTTGGTTGTTAATTCCTTCATaacttttgccaaattttctcGCTGTGTTGAAGTAACATCGCTTATGCGTTTGTTGTCATTTCTTGATATGAGTAGAGTCTCAAAGGGCCAAGCAGCCCAGAAAGGCACCACAACTAACCAATCGGGATTCTCGACAACAATACGTTCCTTACGTTCTAGCTCTCGTTTCACGTAATCTGACAGCATTGGGCGGCCATTCTTGGTGTAGTAATTGCGCAATCGTTCGTCTTTAATTTGTGGCTCCGTAGGCAGGAATGAGCAGCACCATATTTGGCAGTGAGGATGTGGATTCGAACAACCCATAGCAGCACCCTTGTTCTCAAACACCTGTACCCAGAggaattttttacttaattcatTGAACTGTTTGATCCATCTGTGATTAATAAGAATTCACTTATGGATTAATGGATATATATTTCACTAATGTGGAATAGAACACATACTCATCTATAACCGCAGTTATTTCGCCGACTGTCATCTGTGGCAGTGTTACATTCGATTTCGGATGAAAGCACATAACTCGACAAGTACCTCTTGCCTCCGACACTTGAAAGAGGGGATCATCTGACGGTGGTGGTACCGGATTATCCTCCATCAAAGCCGGAAAATCatttgtgaaaacaaatgttccTGTATATACCGGATTCACCTGCATGCACACAAAATCatgcatttatatgtaaaatgtaaatttgtttgttttccaaGACATACGGTGCCATTTGGGCGCGCCACACCTGGACTAAGTGGGTTAGTGGGATCAAAATCGGGTATGTTGCTCTTCTGTGGAGCCTCTTGTTGTCCCGTCCATGGTCTCAGCATGCGATGTGGACTCACCAGCACCCAATGACCAGTCAATGGATTGAATCGTCGATGGGGATGCTCTATACgtaattgaaatttgaaaagtacATACCCTCATACATTTGGTCGTATTCTGAATGCGTGTAAATGCAACAAAACTTACCAGATGCTACGAACTGCATTTTATTGCAATTGTGATAAAATCTGTTTATTTTACGCAAAATCAAAACGGACTGACTTACTAACCTACCGCGGTGAGTATTTAGTTCTGACTGAAATTCCACCACTTGACTACACATCAGCCGATCGCTCGCTCGCTTCTAGCGCAATGTCAAGTGCAATgagtataaataaacaaaaattgttcttTGTGTTATCAGCTTTAAAACGAATGTAATCaacatacaatatgtatgtacgtacaactatatagaaatgtttttataaagtgaaataaaatccGATTAAATTAGCTAACGGTAGTTTATTTATTACACCTAAATGTACTTAGCTTGTTAGAACAAATAACTTAAGGCgcaaagacaaaaaataaatgttttcaagCTACATATGATATCTGCCGATGCGCCAAAAAAGGTTCCCCACTTAAGTAGTGATTCCGATCTTCTCTGTGCATGAaaccataaaaaagttttattgtattgtatttggTATAGactttcgaaattattttttttcaaaattttacaacacataaaatatttctttatgaaGAAAACACCTTTCTAAAAGTAGCGAAAACAGAAGTTTCCTATTctaaaactaaatgaaaaaaaaatattatctagaattccttttttaatttgaggAAGATCTTTTTAAGGGTTTTTGACTTCTGACTTTTTGGACTTTTCATTTGTTGGGCAtgcatatgaacatatgtatgtatgtgtgcataggAATACATAGGCATACATATGAAATTTATAGCCTACTGGTAACGGCCCGACCCACTGCTGCTaataaaaacaccaaaaattttACACCCAATGCACCGTAATCATAATACCTTTGACGGAAGCCTTTCTTAAAGCAACTACATAAATATCTAAGTATAACGCAACCGGCCAACATTGTGCATCCAACGCAAAACGCTTTACTAGTTCTTTTTAACCATGCTGTTTGATATAATCAACTTTCAAGTGGAATTAAGGTTATTTAATAAGGAAATC comes from the Bactrocera neohumeralis isolate Rockhampton chromosome 2, APGP_CSIRO_Bneo_wtdbg2-racon-allhic-juicebox.fasta_v2, whole genome shotgun sequence genome and includes:
- the LOC126767793 gene encoding probable galactose-1-phosphate uridylyltransferase, whose amino-acid sequence is MCSQVVEFQSELNTHRGRLVSQSVLILRKINRFYHNCNKMQFVASEHPHRRFNPLTGHWVLVSPHRMLRPWTGQQEAPQKSNIPDFDPTNPLSPGVARPNGTVNPVYTGTFVFTNDFPALMEDNPVPPPSDDPLFQVSEARGTCRVMCFHPKSNVTLPQMTVGEITAVIDEWIKQFNELSKKFLWVQVFENKGAAMGCSNPHPHCQIWCCSFLPTEPQIKDERLRNYYTKNGRPMLSDYVKRELERKERIVVENPDWLVVVPFWAAWPFETLLISRNDNKRISDVTSTQRENLAKVMKELTTKYDNLFQCSFPYSMGFHGAPTGEAIGADTYHWTLHALYYPPLLRSASVRKFMVGFELLNEAQRDLTPEQAAQRLREIDGVKHYSEN
- the LOC126767894 gene encoding COMM domain-containing protein 5, which translates into the protein MSSNFRYTMVRTVRPYVKYFPQLTKPVLRVLIKVSVHYLESSKCSPEELDLELTKLTHSGQDIPDNFCELFAAVLQIMQIFLRTPKGIVKDHELRDCLKELRFTDECVEDLSKVLYNHRASLTKNFIEAKTTRSKPKNLQWRINISLGEGTCNGSINAPTIILHFQLPDGRYRTLEFPLSMFHQLRYNVALLLSEMQALESRAVMKKF